A genomic window from Vigna radiata var. radiata cultivar VC1973A chromosome 2, Vradiata_ver6, whole genome shotgun sequence includes:
- the LOC106755544 gene encoding endonuclease III homolog 1, chloroplastic-like isoform X1 → MSLVQQLSNLSMVVLVSSPLGVIMSKKTQTFCKGSSPNPNSSTSSLEASHSKVRVFVRKNKKPRSMAVKLEEEDHFPSTQDHKVPVTQKFGLPEIEEFAYCGATKLTRRGTSFHTFSSLFPVKSEIESDGASVTSEVGSTRPCGESPAHWEKVLEGIRKMRCSGDAPVDTMGCEKAGDTLPPKERRFAVLVSSLLSSQTKDHVTHGAIQRLLQNDLLTAQAINNVDEETVKKLIYPVGFYTRKATNLKKIANICLMKYNGDIPSSIDQLLLLPGIGPKMAHLVMNSGWNNVQGICVDTHVHRISNRLGWVSRLGTKQKTSTPEETRESLQRWLPKEEWVPINPLLVGFGQTICTPLRPRCGECSVRDLCPSAFKETSNSSPSSKPKKPRLNKKP, encoded by the exons ATGTCTCTAGTACAACAACTCTCAAATCTATCAATGGTCGTTTTAGTTTCTTCTCCTTTGGGCGTCATCATGTCTAAGAAAACTCAAACCTTTTGCAAAGGATCTTCCCCCAATCCCAACTCATCCACTTCCTCTCTTGAAGCTTCCCATTCCAAAGTTCGTGTCTTtgtcagaaaaaataaaaaacccaGAAGCATGGCTGTCAAACTTGAAGAAGAGGACCATTTTCCATCAACCCAGGATCACAAG GTTCCGGTTACCCAGAAGTTTGGCCTTCCAGAAATTGAAGAATTTGCTTACTGTGGAGCAACTAAATTGACTCGGCGTG GAACGAGTTTTCATACATTTAGCTCTTTGTTTCCAGTGAAATCTGAAATTGAATCAGACGGTGCTTCAGTGACAAGTGAAGTTGGCTCAACTAGACCTTGTG GTGAATCACCTGCCCACTGGGAAAAGGTGCTTGAGGGGATTCGCAAAATGAGGTGTTCTGGTGATGCACCAGTGGATACTATGGGATGTGAGAAAGCTGGTGATACACTACCTCCTAAG GAGAGAAGATTTGCTGTCCTGGTATCTTCTCTTTTATCTAGCCAAACAAAGGATCATGTTACTCATG GAGCAATTCAACGCCTTCTTCAAAATGATCTGCTTACAGCTCAAGCTATCAATAATGTTGATGAAGAGACCGTCAAGAAGTTGATCTACCCT GTTGGGTTTTATACAAGAAAAGCCACTAACTtgaaaaaaattgcaaataTTTGTCTGATGAAGTACAATGGAGACATACCAAGCTCAATTGACCAACTACTGTTACTTCCAGGCATTGGTCCTAAGATGGCTCATTTG GTTATGAATTCTGGATGGAACAATGTCCAAGGGATATGTGTAGATACTCATGTCCACCGCATTAGCAACCGGCTTGGGTGGGTCTCAAGACTGGGCACAAAACAG AAAACTTCAACACCTGAAGAGACAAGAGAGTCTCTGCAACGGTGGCTTCCAAAGGAAGAATGGGTTCCAATAAACCCTCTCTTG GTAGGGTTTGGACAAACAATTTGTACACCTCTGAGACCTCGTTGTGGAGAATGCAGTGTAAGAGACTTGTGTCCCTCTGCCTTCAAGGAGACCTCAAACTCAAGCCCATCTTCCAAGCCCAAAAAGCCCAGGCTGAACAAGAAGCCGTAA
- the LOC106755544 gene encoding endonuclease III homolog 1, chloroplastic-like isoform X2 — protein MSLVQQLSNLSMVVLVSSPLGVIMSKKTQTFCKGSSPNPNSSTSSLEASHSKVRVFVRKNKKPRSMAVKLEEEDHFPSTQDHKVPVTQKFGLPEIEEFAYCGATKLTRRVKSEIESDGASVTSEVGSTRPCGESPAHWEKVLEGIRKMRCSGDAPVDTMGCEKAGDTLPPKERRFAVLVSSLLSSQTKDHVTHGAIQRLLQNDLLTAQAINNVDEETVKKLIYPVGFYTRKATNLKKIANICLMKYNGDIPSSIDQLLLLPGIGPKMAHLVMNSGWNNVQGICVDTHVHRISNRLGWVSRLGTKQKTSTPEETRESLQRWLPKEEWVPINPLLVGFGQTICTPLRPRCGECSVRDLCPSAFKETSNSSPSSKPKKPRLNKKP, from the exons ATGTCTCTAGTACAACAACTCTCAAATCTATCAATGGTCGTTTTAGTTTCTTCTCCTTTGGGCGTCATCATGTCTAAGAAAACTCAAACCTTTTGCAAAGGATCTTCCCCCAATCCCAACTCATCCACTTCCTCTCTTGAAGCTTCCCATTCCAAAGTTCGTGTCTTtgtcagaaaaaataaaaaacccaGAAGCATGGCTGTCAAACTTGAAGAAGAGGACCATTTTCCATCAACCCAGGATCACAAG GTTCCGGTTACCCAGAAGTTTGGCCTTCCAGAAATTGAAGAATTTGCTTACTGTGGAGCAACTAAATTGACTCGGCGTG TGAAATCTGAAATTGAATCAGACGGTGCTTCAGTGACAAGTGAAGTTGGCTCAACTAGACCTTGTG GTGAATCACCTGCCCACTGGGAAAAGGTGCTTGAGGGGATTCGCAAAATGAGGTGTTCTGGTGATGCACCAGTGGATACTATGGGATGTGAGAAAGCTGGTGATACACTACCTCCTAAG GAGAGAAGATTTGCTGTCCTGGTATCTTCTCTTTTATCTAGCCAAACAAAGGATCATGTTACTCATG GAGCAATTCAACGCCTTCTTCAAAATGATCTGCTTACAGCTCAAGCTATCAATAATGTTGATGAAGAGACCGTCAAGAAGTTGATCTACCCT GTTGGGTTTTATACAAGAAAAGCCACTAACTtgaaaaaaattgcaaataTTTGTCTGATGAAGTACAATGGAGACATACCAAGCTCAATTGACCAACTACTGTTACTTCCAGGCATTGGTCCTAAGATGGCTCATTTG GTTATGAATTCTGGATGGAACAATGTCCAAGGGATATGTGTAGATACTCATGTCCACCGCATTAGCAACCGGCTTGGGTGGGTCTCAAGACTGGGCACAAAACAG AAAACTTCAACACCTGAAGAGACAAGAGAGTCTCTGCAACGGTGGCTTCCAAAGGAAGAATGGGTTCCAATAAACCCTCTCTTG GTAGGGTTTGGACAAACAATTTGTACACCTCTGAGACCTCGTTGTGGAGAATGCAGTGTAAGAGACTTGTGTCCCTCTGCCTTCAAGGAGACCTCAAACTCAAGCCCATCTTCCAAGCCCAAAAAGCCCAGGCTGAACAAGAAGCCGTAA
- the LOC106777845 gene encoding uncharacterized protein LOC106777845 isoform X2 translates to MVPSDVCPTEDAVKTFIEHLVDPLLPAKSSVQDSPSPSQQKLVARQVRSVVLLYNYYQRKRHPELEYLPLNEFSKLVVVLRPALLAYMQFMQNSHEEELTDVEKQLSLTEKMIMEACDVSKSLDASKNVPNIEGWPITKVAILLIDSKKEKCFLLFGSITSGVWSLVEKSLDTSSQSSLISKGLDTSSQSSLGSKGLVTSNQSSEVTPGTKQYKKKRVLKKSSKDELKVNEDVFLQLGHSAIKEATGINNTDIFLLESGTIYSESKEKEASRFYIMQCSKTINEEVFEVPLQDLIKSLQGPLVTKSSGSWMITPVMDYFHVLPCYEIISKWISREAFSNTLQDTRVTEKNIKVDTPEVTELYVNEDMFTAHDSKPNNDNIDSPKQKENTGSCTLALSDSIYEPMAMIMNENSILKSKIKEKCQYIIDNAVQVDEDLERNNPSVKYNSNGSASTVKALNVDSTNMLVTEGGTSNLASLHNSYTNRPVDGRIQIANHSESDQEELKVLSDSKKILTQTALASLIRRRNELALQQRKIEDEIAVCDANIEKMLSDGEDNFRLKIESIIEGCNGTWLSNQERAFGQQIQPLKRKKLSEAVFITQSSCQELDDICRTNNWVLPTYHLSQSEGGFKANVTVKGVEFQCSFEGKMGSSPSEARESAAVQMLTNLRSIAKLEE, encoded by the exons ATGGTTCCATCCGATGTTTGTCCGACGGAGGATGCAGTTAAGACATTTATAGAGCACTTGGTAGACCCATTGCTGCCAGCAAAGTCTTCTGTTCAGGATTCCCCATCACCATCTCAACAGAAGTTAGTAGCAAGACAG GTGCGATCGGTTGTCTTACTTTACAATTACTACCAAAGGAAACGACATCCAGAACTTGAATATCTTCCATTAAATGAATTTTCCAAGTTGGTTGTGGTTTTGAGGCCAGCTTTATTAGCATATATGCAATTCATGCAAAATTcacatgaagaagagctcaccGACGTGGAGAAGCAGTTATCATTGACAGAAAAGATGATTATGGAAGCGTGTGATGTATCTAAATCTTTAGATGCATCAAAGAATGTTCCTAATATAGAGGGATGGCCCATTACAAAAGTAGCTATCCTTTTAATTGACAGTAAGAAGGAAAAATGTTTTTTGCTGTTTGGTTCCATTACCAGTGGGGTATGGTCTCTGGTAGAAAAAAGTCTGGACACCTCCAGCCAAAGTTCTCTGATTTCAAAAGGTCTGGACACCTCCAGCCAAAGTTCTCTGGGGTCAAAAGGTCTGGTTACCTCCAATCAAAGTTCTGAAGTTACACCGGgaacaaaacaatataaaaagaaaagagtccTTAAAAAATCTTCAAAGGATGAATTAAAAGTCAACGAAGATGTGTTTCTGCAACTTGGGCATTCTGCTATAAAGGAAGCCACAG GTATCAATAATactgatatttttcttttggagaGTGGCACTATCTATTCTGAGAGTAAAGAGAAGGAAGCTTCTCGGTTTTATATAATGCAGTGCTCCAAGACTATCAATGAAGAAGTTTTTGAAGTTCCTCTCCAAGATTTAATTAAAAG CTTGCAGGGACCTTTGGTCACTAAGAGTTCTGGAAGTTGGATGATCACTCCTGTAATGGACTACTTCCACGTGCTTCCATGCTATGAAATAATATCAAAGTGGATATCCAG AGAAGCATTCTCAAATACTTTGCAAGATACAAGGGTaacagagaaaaatataaaggtGGACACCCCTGAAGTAACAGAATTGTATGTAAATGAGGACATGTTTACTGCTCATGATAGTAAGCCAAACAATGATAATATTGATTCACCAAAGCAGAAAGAGAACACTGGAAGTTGCACACTAGCATTATCTGATTCTATATATGAGCCCATGGCAATGATCATGAATGAAAATTcgattttaaaatcaaagatcaaagAAAAGTGTCAGTATATTATTGACAATGCTGTACAAGTAGATGAAGATCTTGAAAGAAATAATCCATCTGTGAAGTATAATTCTAACGGCTCTGCAAGTACTGTCAAG GCTTTAAATGTTGATTCAACAAATATGCTCGTTACTGAAGGTGGAACCAGCAATCTTGCTTCTTTGCACAATAGTTATACCAATAGGCCTGTAGATGGCCGTATTCAGATTGCAAATCATTCTGAGTCAGATCAAGAGGAGCTCAAAGTTCTTTCAGATTCGAAAAAGATATTGACTCAAACTGCCCTAGCTTCTTTGATACGAAGGAGGAATGAATTG GCCCTTCAGCAGCGCAAGATAGAGGACGAGATTGCTGTTTGTGATGCAAATATCGAGAAAATGTTAAGTG ACGGGGAAGATAACTTTAGATTAAAGATTGAATCAATTATAGAAGGCTGCAATGGTACATGGCTCTCGAATCAAGAAAGGGCGTTTGGACAACAAATCCAACCTCTTAAGAGGAAAAAATTGTCAGAGGCTGTCTTTATCACACAAAGTTCATGCCAG GAACTAGATGATATATGTCGCACAAACAATTGGGTCCTGCCAACTTATCATCTATCTCAATCAGAGG GTGGATTCAAAGCCAATGTAACTGTTAAAGGAGTGGAGTTTCAGTGTTCCTTTGAAGGTAAAATGGGTTCCAGTCCTTCTGAAGCAAGAGAATCAGCTGCAGTTCAGATGTTAACTAACTTGAGAAGTATAGCAAAATTAGAAGAGTGA
- the LOC106777845 gene encoding uncharacterized protein LOC106777845 isoform X1: MVPSDVCPTEDAVKTFIEHLVDPLLPAKSSVQDSPSPSQQKLVARQVRSVVLLYNYYQRKRHPELEYLPLNEFSKLVVVLRPALLAYMQFMQNSHEEELTDVEKQLSLTEKMIMEACDVSKSLDASKNVPNIEGWPITKVAILLIDSKKEKCFLLFGSITSGVWSLVEKSLDTSSQSSLISKGLDTSSQSSLGSKGLVTSNQSSEVTPGTKQYKKKRVLKKSSKDELKVNEDVFLQLGHSAIKEATGINNTDIFLLESGTIYSESKEKEASRFYIMQCSKTINEEVFEVPLQDLIKSLQGPLVTKSSGSWMITPVMDYFHVLPCYEIISKWISREAFSNTLQDTRVTEKNIKVDTPEVTELYVNEDMFTAHDSKPNNDNIDSPKQKENTGSCTLALSDSIYEPMAMIMNENSILKSKIKEKCQYIIDNAVQVDEDLERNNPSVKYNSNGSASTVKALNVDSTNMLVTEGGTSNLASLHNSYTNRPVDGRIQIANHSESDQEELKVLSDSKKILTQTALASLIRRRNELALQQRKIEDEIAVCDANIEKMLSGVFSFQCPAFFFSGIFSMTPYSCDGEDNFRLKIESIIEGCNGTWLSNQERAFGQQIQPLKRKKLSEAVFITQSSCQELDDICRTNNWVLPTYHLSQSEGGFKANVTVKGVEFQCSFEGKMGSSPSEARESAAVQMLTNLRSIAKLEE, from the exons ATGGTTCCATCCGATGTTTGTCCGACGGAGGATGCAGTTAAGACATTTATAGAGCACTTGGTAGACCCATTGCTGCCAGCAAAGTCTTCTGTTCAGGATTCCCCATCACCATCTCAACAGAAGTTAGTAGCAAGACAG GTGCGATCGGTTGTCTTACTTTACAATTACTACCAAAGGAAACGACATCCAGAACTTGAATATCTTCCATTAAATGAATTTTCCAAGTTGGTTGTGGTTTTGAGGCCAGCTTTATTAGCATATATGCAATTCATGCAAAATTcacatgaagaagagctcaccGACGTGGAGAAGCAGTTATCATTGACAGAAAAGATGATTATGGAAGCGTGTGATGTATCTAAATCTTTAGATGCATCAAAGAATGTTCCTAATATAGAGGGATGGCCCATTACAAAAGTAGCTATCCTTTTAATTGACAGTAAGAAGGAAAAATGTTTTTTGCTGTTTGGTTCCATTACCAGTGGGGTATGGTCTCTGGTAGAAAAAAGTCTGGACACCTCCAGCCAAAGTTCTCTGATTTCAAAAGGTCTGGACACCTCCAGCCAAAGTTCTCTGGGGTCAAAAGGTCTGGTTACCTCCAATCAAAGTTCTGAAGTTACACCGGgaacaaaacaatataaaaagaaaagagtccTTAAAAAATCTTCAAAGGATGAATTAAAAGTCAACGAAGATGTGTTTCTGCAACTTGGGCATTCTGCTATAAAGGAAGCCACAG GTATCAATAATactgatatttttcttttggagaGTGGCACTATCTATTCTGAGAGTAAAGAGAAGGAAGCTTCTCGGTTTTATATAATGCAGTGCTCCAAGACTATCAATGAAGAAGTTTTTGAAGTTCCTCTCCAAGATTTAATTAAAAG CTTGCAGGGACCTTTGGTCACTAAGAGTTCTGGAAGTTGGATGATCACTCCTGTAATGGACTACTTCCACGTGCTTCCATGCTATGAAATAATATCAAAGTGGATATCCAG AGAAGCATTCTCAAATACTTTGCAAGATACAAGGGTaacagagaaaaatataaaggtGGACACCCCTGAAGTAACAGAATTGTATGTAAATGAGGACATGTTTACTGCTCATGATAGTAAGCCAAACAATGATAATATTGATTCACCAAAGCAGAAAGAGAACACTGGAAGTTGCACACTAGCATTATCTGATTCTATATATGAGCCCATGGCAATGATCATGAATGAAAATTcgattttaaaatcaaagatcaaagAAAAGTGTCAGTATATTATTGACAATGCTGTACAAGTAGATGAAGATCTTGAAAGAAATAATCCATCTGTGAAGTATAATTCTAACGGCTCTGCAAGTACTGTCAAG GCTTTAAATGTTGATTCAACAAATATGCTCGTTACTGAAGGTGGAACCAGCAATCTTGCTTCTTTGCACAATAGTTATACCAATAGGCCTGTAGATGGCCGTATTCAGATTGCAAATCATTCTGAGTCAGATCAAGAGGAGCTCAAAGTTCTTTCAGATTCGAAAAAGATATTGACTCAAACTGCCCTAGCTTCTTTGATACGAAGGAGGAATGAATTG GCCCTTCAGCAGCGCAAGATAGAGGACGAGATTGCTGTTTGTGATGCAAATATCGAGAAAATGTTAAGTGGTGTGTTTTCCTTTCAGTGTCCTGCGTTTTTCTTCTCTGGTATCTTCAGTATGACCCCCTACTCCTGTG ACGGGGAAGATAACTTTAGATTAAAGATTGAATCAATTATAGAAGGCTGCAATGGTACATGGCTCTCGAATCAAGAAAGGGCGTTTGGACAACAAATCCAACCTCTTAAGAGGAAAAAATTGTCAGAGGCTGTCTTTATCACACAAAGTTCATGCCAG GAACTAGATGATATATGTCGCACAAACAATTGGGTCCTGCCAACTTATCATCTATCTCAATCAGAGG GTGGATTCAAAGCCAATGTAACTGTTAAAGGAGTGGAGTTTCAGTGTTCCTTTGAAGGTAAAATGGGTTCCAGTCCTTCTGAAGCAAGAGAATCAGCTGCAGTTCAGATGTTAACTAACTTGAGAAGTATAGCAAAATTAGAAGAGTGA